In Podospora pseudopauciseta strain CBS 411.78 chromosome 3, whole genome shotgun sequence, one genomic interval encodes:
- a CDS encoding hypothetical protein (EggNog:ENOG503PG5W) produces MQLITFLSLATTATAAASSHLTKRCSPMYDPELALGYLPPAPCWQTFDPACQPQLKNPMTLIANYKMAVIHELSSSCVGEIEEELAREAAGRKNNNWTRTQGNLHLIGDGTLVISNMSDAAVARYAGLRYPGVGPSGPSGISTIAVPTATTI; encoded by the coding sequence ATGCAACTCATCACTTTCCTCTCCTTGGCCACCACAGCCACGGCGGCTGCCAGCTCGCATCTCACCAAGAGATGCTCGCCAATGTACGACCCCGAACTGGCACTCGGATACCTCCCTCCTGCTCCCTGCTGGCAGACCTTTGACCCTGCCTGCCAGCCCCAGCTCAAGAATCCAATGACACTCATCGCCAATTATAAAATGGCCGTTATCCACGAGCTGAGCAGCAGTTGCGTTGGCGagatcgaggaggagctggctcGCGAAGCTGCTGGACGCAAAAACAACAACTGGACCAGGACGCAGGGCAATCTCCACCTCATTGGAGATGGAACGCTCGTCATCTCCAACATGAGCGATGCTGCTGTGGCGAGATATGCCGGGCTGCGATATCCTGGTGTAGGCCCTAGCGGGCCCAGCGGCATCAGCACCATAGCTGTGCCAACAGCGACGACAATCTAG
- the dpp4 gene encoding Dipeptidyl peptidase 4 (EggNog:ENOG503NUI5; COG:O; MEROPS:MER0004504), whose protein sequence is MQRVAALVGAAAALLGAVSAIDPPRPPHQPVGGGSKLLTYNVTTGSPGALSVSTTGITWAQTDNDGDFITLASDGSLVFENVASGNKTTFLASSKIPADYWDYSISHDQTKVLWAVDYTKQYRHSYFANYLVQDVTTGQTQQLVPGSKGDIQYATWNPASSSQIAFVQGNNLFLWDNGTISQITTNGGPDLFNAVPDWVYEEEIFGTDHALWYSPDGEYIAYLSFNETGVDTFTIPYFMDNQKVAPAYPRELELRYPKVGTTNPTVVFHLLSVKDKKTTEIPVTAWAADDLIIGEVAWLTEEHDKVIYRAFNRVQDHEKLVVVDTTTKTSTLTRQRDGSDGWLDNNAAISFIGSITEQKGKGKGKAKGKGKGKGKDDEKEYYLDLSDESGWNHIYLFSVDGKDKIALTSGSWEVTGINKIDTSRGLIYYTSTERHSTERHIYSVSYITKKKTPLVDDKVSAVWSASFSTGGGYYILRYAGPNVPYQELYKIDSKTPLRVINNNDRLLNNLKEYKLPNITYHELDHPSGFKLNAMLRLPANFSPDKKYPVLLTPYGGPGAQQVNKGMQSFGWNAYIASDPELEYITFTVDNRGTGLKGRAFRSAVASNLGDLEAQDQIWAAKWLAKNPWVDASKIGIWGWSYGGYLTAKVVEIGDPIISLGIATAPVSDWRFYDTMYTERYMKTPALNAAGYNKSAVHNTDGFKKIAGGFLIQHGTGDDNVHFQNAAALADLLMGDRVSPEKLEVTWFTDSDHSIRYNSQGTFVYKQLSKKLFEEKKRTGTGGSHQWSKKGMGKKWVA, encoded by the coding sequence ATGCAGCGCGTCGCAGCTCTCGTcggcgctgccgccgccctGTTGGGCGCCGTCTCAGCCATCGACCCACCTCGCCCCCCCCACCAGCCCGTCGGAGGCGGCTCCAAGCTGCTCACGTACAATGTCACCACAGGCAGCCCCGGCGCTCTCTCTGTGTCCACCACCGGAATCACCTGGGCCCAGACCGACAACGATGGCGACTTCATCACCCTCGCCTCCGACGGATCCCTTGTCTTTGAAAACGTCGCCAGCGGCAACAAGACCACATTCCTCGCCTCCAGCAAGATCCCCGCAGACTATTGGGACTACTCCATCTCCCACGACCAGACCAAGGTCTTGTGGGCTGTAGACTATACTAAGCAGTATCGCCACTCCTACTTTGCCAACTACCTGGTCCAGGATGTGACCACCGGGCAGACCCAGCAGCTCGTGCCTGGTTCCAAGGGTGATATCCAGTATGCTACCTGGAACCCTGCGTCGTCCTCCCAGATTGCCTTTGTCCAgggcaacaacctcttcctctggGACAATGGCACCATCAGCCAGATCACCACCAATGGCGGCCCTGATCTTTTCAACGCTGTTCCCGACTGGGTCTACGAGGAGGAAATCTTTGGCACCGACCATGCGCTCTGGTATTCTCCCGACGGCGAGTACATTGCTTACCTGAGCTTCAACGAGACCGGAGTCGACACCTTCACGATTCCTTACTTTATGGACAACCAAAAGGTCGCCCCGGCCTATCCCCGTGAGCTGGAGCTGAGGTATCCCAAGGtcggcaccaccaaccccaccgtGGTTTTCCACCTCTTGAGcgtcaaggacaagaagacGACCGAGATTCCTGTTACTGCGTGGGCAGCTGATGATTTGATTATTGGCGAGGTTGCTTGGTTGACCGAGGAGCACGACAAGGTCATCTACCGCGCTTTCAACCGTGTTCAGGACCACGAAAAGCTCGTGGTTGttgacaccaccaccaagacctccaccctcacccgccAGCGTGATGGATCCGACGGCTGGCTCGACAACAACGCGGCCATCAGCTTCATCGGCTCCATCACGGAGCAAAAGGGCAAAGGAAAGGGCAAGGCAAAGGGCAaaggcaagggcaagggcaaagaCGACGAAAAGGAGTACTACCTTGACTTGTCGGACGAGTCGGGGTGGAACCACATCTACCTCTTCTCGGTGGACGGCAAGGACAAGATTGCTCTTACATCGGGCAGCTGGGAGGTTACCGGTATCAACAAGATCGACACCTCCAGAGGACTGATTTACTACACGTCCACAGAGCGCCACAGCACCGAGCGTCACATTTACTCGGTTTCCTAcatcaccaagaagaagactcCATTGGTCGACGACAAGGTTTCTGCCGTCTGGTCCGCTTCCTTTTCCACCGGCGGTGGCTATTACATCCTGAGATATGCCGGCCCCAATGTCCCCTATCAAGAGCTTTACAAGATCGATTCCAAGACCCCCCTCCgcgtcatcaacaacaacgaccgtctcctcaacaacctcaaggaGTACAAGCTTCCCAACATTACGTATCACGAACTTGACCACCCTTCTGGCTTCAAGCTCAACGCCATGCTCCGTCTCCCTGCCAACTTTTCTCCCGACAAGAAGTACCCCGTCTTGTTGACTCCCTATGGCGGCCCCGGTGCTCAGCAGGTCAACAAGGGAATGCAATCTTTTGGCTGGAACGCTTATATTGCTTCCGATCCCGAGCTCGAGTACATCACTTTTACTGTTGACAACCGTGGCACCGGTCTCAAGGGCCGCGCTTTCCGTTCCGCGGTCGCCTCCAACTTGGGTGATCTTGAGGCCCAGGACCAGATCTGGGCCGCCAAGTGGCTGGCCAAGAATCCGTGGGTCGATGCCTCCAAGATTGGTATCTGGGGCTGGTCGTATGGCGGGTATCTCACGGCCAAGGTGGTCGAAATTGGCGATCCCATCATCTCTCTGGGTATCGCTACCGCTCCCGTCTCGGACTGGCGCTTCTACGACACCATGTACACCGAGAGATACATGAAGACACCCGCGCTCAACGCTGCTGGATACAACAAGTCGGCGGTGCACAACACGGACGGCTTCAAGAAGATTGCCGGTGGCTTCCTGATTCAGCACGGAACCGGCGATGACAATGTTCACTTTCAGAACGCTGCAGCCCTCGCTGATCTGCTGATGGGAGACCGCGTCAGCCCAGAGAAGCTCGAGGTGACCTGGTTCACCGACTCTGACCACAGCATCCGCTACAACTCGCAAGGCACGTTTGTGTACAAGCAACTGAGCAAGAAGTTgtttgaggagaagaagagaaccGGCACCGGCGGCAGCCACCAGTGGAGCAAGAAGGGTATGGGCAAGAAATGGGTTGCCTGA